Proteins from a genomic interval of Thermodesulfobacteriota bacterium:
- a CDS encoding D-sedoheptulose 7-phosphate isomerase, producing MDDLEVRAREGFREGARVLEAFAAAAPAQVVAVARAAAEALDKGGKVLAFGNGGSAADAQHLAAELVNRFRIDRPPLAAVALTTDSSALTAIGNDFGFEQVFEKQVRALARPGDVAVGITTSGTSPNVLRGLTAAREAGCLCVGLTGEAAGSLEPLCHHLVRVPSRETPRVQEGHAAWIHAFCDLLDAILFPEASGRETFGAGAAR from the coding sequence ATGGACGATCTAGAGGTTCGCGCACGCGAAGGGTTCCGGGAGGGGGCCCGGGTGTTGGAGGCCTTCGCAGCGGCTGCTCCCGCCCAGGTGGTGGCGGTAGCGCGGGCGGCGGCCGAGGCGCTGGACAAGGGCGGAAAGGTCCTGGCCTTCGGCAACGGGGGCTCGGCGGCCGACGCCCAGCACCTCGCGGCAGAGCTGGTGAACCGCTTCCGGATCGACCGCCCGCCGCTCGCGGCGGTGGCCCTCACCACCGACTCCTCGGCGCTCACCGCCATCGGCAACGACTTCGGGTTCGAGCAGGTGTTCGAAAAGCAGGTGCGGGCCCTGGCCCGGCCCGGGGACGTGGCCGTGGGGATCACCACGAGCGGCACCAGCCCCAACGTGCTGCGGGGGCTCACCGCAGCACGGGAGGCGGGGTGCCTGTGCGTGGGGCTTACGGGAGAGGCTGCCGGTTCCCTCGAGCCCCTGTGTCACCACCTGGTGCGGGTGCCGAGCCGGGAGACGCCCCGGGTGCAGGAGGGACACGCGGCCTGGATTCATGCCTTCTGCGACCTCCTGGACGCGATCCTGTTTCCGGAAGCCAGCGGCCGGGAAACCTTCGGAGCCGGAGCCGCCCGCTGA